One genomic region from Methanocaldococcus fervens AG86 encodes:
- a CDS encoding formate--phosphoribosylaminoimidazolecarboxamide ligase: MIKKEEILEIFDKYNKDEITIATLGSHTSLHILKGAKLEGFSTVCITMKGRDVPYKRFKVADKFIYVDNFSDIKNEEIQEKLRELNAIVVPHGSFIAYCGLDNVENNFLVPMFGNRAILRWESERSLEGKLLREAGVRVPKKYESPEDIDGTVIVKFPGARGGRGYFIASSTEEFYKKAEELKNRGILSDEDIANAHIEEYVVGTNFCIHYFYSPLKDEVELLGMDKRYESNIDGLVRIPAKDQLEMDINPSYVITGNIPVVIRESLLPQVFDIGDKLVAKAKELVPPGMIGPFCLQTLCNENLELVVFEMSARVDGGTNSFMNGSPYSFLYNAEPLSMGQRIAREIKMALQLDMIDKVIS, translated from the coding sequence ATGATTAAAAAAGAAGAAATTTTAGAGATTTTTGACAAATACAACAAAGATGAGATAACAATAGCAACGTTGGGGAGCCACACATCCCTACATATTTTAAAAGGAGCAAAGTTAGAAGGCTTTTCTACTGTTTGTATAACTATGAAAGGGAGGGATGTCCCATACAAGAGGTTCAAAGTTGCTGACAAATTTATATATGTTGATAACTTTTCTGATATAAAAAATGAAGAGATTCAAGAGAAATTGAGGGAATTAAATGCTATAGTGGTTCCACATGGCTCTTTTATCGCTTATTGTGGTTTAGATAACGTTGAAAACAATTTTTTAGTTCCAATGTTTGGAAATAGGGCAATATTAAGATGGGAGTCAGAAAGAAGTTTAGAAGGGAAATTGTTGAGAGAGGCAGGGGTAAGAGTTCCTAAGAAGTATGAAAGCCCAGAGGATATTGATGGAACAGTTATAGTTAAATTCCCGGGGGCAAGAGGAGGTAGAGGTTATTTCATAGCCTCATCAACAGAAGAGTTTTATAAAAAGGCGGAGGAGTTGAAAAATAGGGGAATATTGAGTGATGAAGATATAGCTAACGCACATATTGAAGAATATGTAGTTGGAACAAACTTCTGTATCCATTACTTCTACTCCCCATTAAAGGATGAAGTTGAGTTATTGGGGATGGATAAAAGATACGAGAGTAATATAGATGGTTTAGTTAGGATTCCAGCAAAAGACCAGTTAGAGATGGATATAAATCCAAGCTATGTTATCACAGGAAACATTCCAGTTGTTATTAGAGAGAGTTTATTACCACAAGTGTTTGATATTGGAGATAAATTGGTTGCAAAGGCAAAAGAGCTAGTTCCTCCAGGAATGATTGGGCCGTTCTGTCTACAAACATTATGCAATGAAAACCTCGAACTGGTTGTTTTTGAGATGAGTGCAAGAGTTGATGGAGGAACAAACAGCTTTATGAATGGTAGCCCTTACTCATTCCTATACAACGCTGAGCCATTGAGCATGGGACAAAGAATAGCGAGAGAGATAAAGATGGCTCTACAATTGGATATGATTGATAAAGTTATTTCATAA
- a CDS encoding 50S ribosomal protein L31e: protein MMEERIYTIPLRDVINKSVRNKRAPRAIRKIKQFLMRHMKADVVKIDNELNEKIWARGIQKPPARVRVKAVKEGNVVIATLAE, encoded by the coding sequence ATAATGGAAGAAAGAATATATACAATTCCATTGAGGGATGTTATAAACAAATCAGTTAGAAACAAAAGAGCTCCAAGAGCTATAAGGAAAATAAAGCAATTTTTAATGAGACACATGAAGGCAGATGTCGTTAAGATAGACAACGAGTTAAATGAAAAAATTTGGGCAAGAGGAATTCAAAAACCACCTGCAAGAGTCAGAGTTAAAGCAGTTAAAGAAGGAAATGTTGTTATAGCAACACTTGCAGAGTAA
- a CDS encoding translation initiation factor IF-6, whose protein sequence is MIIRKYFSGIPTIGVLATTTEDFTLLPIFLEKNDVDEVSEVLGTKCLQINIGGSSLIGSLSVANKYGLLLPKIVEDEELKKIKNFLKENDFDLTIEIIKSKNTALGNLILTNDKGSLISVELKDFKKEIEDALNVEVEVGTIAELPTVGSNAVVTNKGCLTHPLVEDEELEFLKSLFKVEYIGKGTANKGTTSVGACIIANSKGAVVGGDTTGPELLMIEDALGLI, encoded by the coding sequence ATGATTATAAGAAAATACTTTTCAGGAATCCCTACAATTGGTGTATTGGCTACTACAACCGAGGATTTCACTCTATTACCAATTTTTCTTGAAAAAAATGATGTTGATGAAGTTTCTGAAGTTTTAGGTACTAAATGCCTCCAAATCAATATTGGAGGTAGCTCTCTAATAGGCTCTTTATCAGTTGCAAATAAATATGGGCTTTTATTACCAAAAATTGTTGAAGATGAAGAACTAAAGAAGATAAAGAATTTTTTAAAAGAAAATGATTTTGATTTAACTATAGAAATTATAAAATCAAAAAACACGGCTTTAGGTAACTTAATATTAACAAACGATAAAGGAAGTTTAATTTCCGTAGAATTAAAAGACTTCAAAAAAGAGATTGAAGATGCTTTAAATGTTGAGGTTGAAGTTGGCACTATTGCTGAACTTCCAACCGTTGGAAGTAATGCCGTTGTAACAAATAAAGGTTGTTTAACCCATCCATTAGTTGAAGATGAAGAGCTTGAATTTTTAAAAAGCTTGTTTAAAGTGGAATATATTGGCAAAGGGACAGCAAATAAAGGAACCACTTCAGTTGGAGCATGTATTATAGCAAACTCTAAGGGAGCTGTAGTTGGAGGAGACACAACTGGTCCAGAGCTTTTAATGATTGAGGATGCGTTAGGATTAATTTAA
- the cobT gene encoding nicotinate mononucleotide-dependent phosphoribosyltransferase CobT — protein sequence MDIIAINENGFLDKIKGKNPLFTCVISSIETTTYIPISGVHRDVIKYTPAADVELVFCGKSLSLKTPPIDATGSPSPATITRACVELKNIKNLHIDAGAFVKPKIPFIEVDEKPTGKIEEGKAMDNSKELFEKAYLLGKNLNADMLIVGESVPGGTTTALGVLIGLGYDAEGKVSSGSIENPHELKIKVVREGLKKAKINENSSVFDVLNAVGDKMMPVAAGLAISFAEENKAVILAGGTQMSAVLAVIKEIDKDILNKNLIAIGTTEFVLNDKKGDLKGIIEQIGDIPILASKFYFEDAKIEGLRNYCKGSVKEGVGAGGIAVYCIANNLNPIKIREFIENKFDEWYKKP from the coding sequence GTGGATATAATAGCAATAAATGAAAACGGATTTTTGGATAAAATTAAAGGAAAAAATCCATTATTTACCTGTGTAATTTCATCAATAGAGACAACAACTTACATACCAATATCTGGAGTTCATAGGGATGTTATCAAATATACTCCCGCTGCAGATGTTGAACTCGTCTTTTGTGGAAAATCTTTAAGTTTAAAAACTCCACCAATAGATGCCACTGGCTCACCAAGTCCTGCAACAATAACAAGGGCGTGTGTTGAATTAAAAAATATAAAAAATTTACATATTGATGCTGGAGCTTTTGTTAAGCCAAAGATTCCCTTTATAGAGGTTGATGAAAAGCCTACTGGGAAGATAGAGGAAGGTAAAGCTATGGATAACTCAAAAGAATTATTTGAGAAAGCTTATTTATTAGGGAAAAATCTTAATGCAGATATGTTGATTGTTGGGGAAAGCGTTCCTGGAGGTACTACAACAGCGTTAGGTGTTTTAATTGGCTTAGGTTATGATGCTGAGGGAAAGGTTAGCTCTGGCTCTATAGAGAACCCGCATGAATTAAAGATAAAGGTTGTTAGGGAAGGTTTAAAGAAAGCAAAAATAAACGAAAATTCTTCAGTATTTGATGTTTTAAATGCTGTTGGAGATAAGATGATGCCAGTTGCTGCTGGTTTGGCAATAAGCTTTGCTGAAGAAAATAAAGCTGTTATCTTAGCCGGAGGAACTCAGATGAGTGCTGTTTTAGCAGTCATAAAAGAGATTGATAAAGATATTTTAAATAAAAATTTAATAGCCATTGGAACCACTGAATTTGTTTTAAATGATAAAAAAGGAGATTTAAAAGGGATTATTGAGCAGATTGGAGATATTCCAATATTAGCGTCTAAGTTTTACTTTGAAGATGCAAAGATTGAAGGATTGAGGAATTACTGTAAAGGTTCAGTAAAAGAAGGAGTGGGAGCTGGAGGGATAGCGGTTTATTGCATAGCCAATAATTTAAATCCAATAAAAATAAGGGAGTTTATAGAGAATAAGTTTGATGAATGGTATAAAAAACCTTAA
- the acs gene encoding acetate--CoA ligase — protein MKFGDKYIPLEKFNKMREESLKNPEKFWGEQAKCLDWDKTWDKVLEWNPPYARWFVNGKLNASYNCVDRHIKGSRRNKAAIIWENENGDCRTLTYYELYREVNKFANVLQNLGVDKGDRVAIYLPMIPEAVIAMLACARIGAIHTVVFSGFSSDALAERINDAGAEVLITADILYRRGKKINLKNIVDKSLLDCPSINYVVYVHRDKDNDIKLKEGRDYLWDELMKGAKKYVKPVSVESNHPLFILYTSGTTGKPKGVVHSTGGYLVYVTKTMEWTWGINDMDVFWCTADIGWITGHSYVVYAPLSLGTTTVIYEGAIDYPNPGRIWEIIENHGVTILYTAPTAIRMLMKYGEEWVKSHDLSTLRMLGSVGEPINPKAWEWYYEVVGQKRCPIADCYWQTETGGHIIYPPLGIQNIPLKPGSATFPGIGIDADVVDENGNSLPPNKKGLLVIKNPWPGMLLGLWKNDVRYRKAYWERIKNCYCPSDYAIKDEDGYFWILGRADEVLNVAGHRIGTAELEHVLVSHPLVAEAAVIGKPDEIKGEVPVAFVIPRKEIDDKKEAKEQIIKYVRDTLGPVAAPTMIFFVNKLPKTRSGKIMRRVLKKLILGEDLGDLSTIEDNTSIEEIKNELSDFVYE, from the coding sequence ATGAAGTTTGGAGATAAATACATACCTCTTGAAAAATTCAACAAAATGAGAGAAGAATCTTTAAAAAATCCTGAGAAATTTTGGGGTGAGCAAGCAAAATGCTTAGATTGGGATAAAACTTGGGATAAAGTTTTAGAATGGAATCCTCCTTATGCCAGGTGGTTTGTAAATGGAAAATTAAATGCAAGTTACAACTGTGTAGATAGGCATATAAAAGGAAGTAGGAGGAATAAAGCTGCAATAATATGGGAAAACGAAAATGGAGATTGTAGGACATTAACTTACTATGAACTTTATAGAGAAGTGAATAAGTTTGCAAATGTTTTACAGAATTTGGGAGTAGATAAAGGGGACAGGGTAGCTATCTACCTCCCAATGATTCCAGAGGCTGTAATAGCGATGTTGGCATGTGCAAGAATTGGGGCAATTCATACAGTAGTATTCTCTGGTTTTTCATCAGATGCACTTGCAGAGAGAATAAACGATGCTGGAGCAGAGGTTTTAATCACTGCAGACATACTTTATAGGAGAGGAAAGAAGATAAATCTAAAAAATATCGTAGATAAATCCCTCTTAGATTGTCCTTCAATAAACTACGTTGTTTATGTCCATAGGGATAAAGACAACGATATAAAACTTAAGGAAGGAAGAGATTACCTTTGGGATGAATTAATGAAAGGTGCAAAGAAGTATGTAAAACCAGTATCTGTTGAGTCAAATCATCCCCTATTCATATTATACACAAGTGGAACTACTGGAAAACCAAAAGGGGTTGTGCATTCTACTGGAGGATATTTGGTTTATGTTACAAAAACGATGGAATGGACTTGGGGAATTAACGATATGGATGTGTTCTGGTGTACTGCAGATATTGGATGGATTACCGGGCATAGCTACGTTGTTTATGCCCCTCTAAGCTTAGGAACAACAACTGTAATATATGAAGGGGCGATAGATTATCCAAATCCTGGAAGAATCTGGGAGATTATAGAAAATCATGGAGTAACTATATTATACACTGCTCCAACAGCCATAAGGATGCTAATGAAGTATGGTGAAGAATGGGTGAAGTCTCACGACCTATCTACTTTGAGGATGTTAGGAAGTGTTGGAGAACCAATAAATCCAAAAGCTTGGGAGTGGTATTATGAGGTTGTAGGACAGAAGAGATGCCCTATTGCAGATTGTTATTGGCAGACAGAAACTGGAGGACATATAATCTATCCACCATTGGGTATTCAAAACATCCCATTAAAGCCGGGTTCAGCAACATTTCCAGGAATTGGGATAGATGCAGATGTTGTAGATGAAAATGGAAACAGCTTACCTCCAAACAAAAAGGGATTGTTAGTTATTAAAAATCCATGGCCAGGGATGCTATTGGGATTGTGGAAGAATGATGTAAGGTATAGAAAGGCATACTGGGAGAGGATAAAAAATTGTTACTGTCCATCAGATTATGCCATTAAAGATGAGGATGGCTATTTCTGGATACTTGGAAGGGCTGATGAGGTTTTAAATGTAGCAGGGCATAGGATAGGAACAGCAGAGCTTGAGCACGTCCTCGTTTCACATCCATTGGTTGCTGAAGCTGCAGTTATAGGTAAACCTGATGAAATAAAAGGAGAGGTTCCTGTTGCGTTTGTGATTCCAAGAAAGGAAATAGATGATAAGAAAGAGGCGAAAGAACAAATTATAAAATATGTTAGAGATACTTTAGGACCTGTTGCAGCCCCTACTATGATTTTCTTCGTTAATAAGCTTCCAAAAACAAGAAGTGGAAAGATTATGAGGAGAGTGTTAAAAAAACTCATATTAGGAGAGGATTTAGGTGATTTGTCAACAATAGAGGATAACACAAGTATAGAAGAAATAAAAAATGAATTGTCTGATTTCGTTTATGAATAA
- a CDS encoding phosphoadenosine phosphosulfate reductase domain-containing protein, with translation MECSMCVHTSKTKKIIEYEGKPICVDCLTMLKYPPNFEKMREEVEEILKNLKREGGKYNCILAFSGGKDSVLALKLLKEKFKLNPLCVMVDNKYIAKEAIENALNVTKYYNVDLMILNRDYTELFEDAIKRGESPCRRCSKLILREVWRIAKLLNLKYIITGHELPFGHSAVRDMKEGIKMIRLLAPYKFKEEEKYEMLKDLPWKKPNLYGYTTNCLVLGVALEKFYEKYDFSFEIDRVATLVRLGLLSKEKAKEKLKKPKVPKEVYEELRRRGLKI, from the coding sequence ATGGAATGTTCAATGTGTGTTCATACATCAAAAACAAAAAAGATAATTGAATATGAAGGAAAGCCAATATGTGTAGACTGCCTAACCATGTTAAAATACCCTCCAAATTTTGAAAAAATGAGGGAAGAGGTTGAAGAAATTTTAAAAAATTTAAAAAGGGAGGGAGGAAAATATAACTGCATTTTAGCATTTTCTGGAGGGAAAGATAGTGTTTTGGCACTAAAATTATTAAAAGAGAAATTTAAATTAAACCCATTATGTGTTATGGTTGATAATAAATACATAGCTAAGGAGGCAATAGAAAACGCTCTAAATGTAACTAAATATTACAACGTTGATTTAATGATATTGAATAGAGATTATACTGAACTGTTTGAAGATGCAATAAAAAGAGGAGAAAGTCCTTGCAGGAGATGTTCAAAATTAATATTGAGAGAGGTTTGGAGAATAGCCAAATTGTTGAATTTAAAGTATATAATCACTGGGCATGAGCTGCCATTTGGACATTCAGCAGTGAGGGATATGAAAGAAGGTATAAAGATGATAAGGCTTTTAGCTCCTTACAAATTTAAAGAAGAGGAAAAATACGAAATGCTAAAAGATTTACCTTGGAAAAAACCAAATTTATATGGTTATACGACAAACTGCTTAGTTTTGGGAGTTGCCTTGGAAAAGTTTTATGAAAAATATGATTTTAGCTTTGAGATTGATAGAGTAGCAACACTTGTTAGATTGGGATTATTATCAAAAGAAAAAGCAAAAGAAAAATTAAAAAAACCAAAAGTTCCAAAAGAAGTTTATGAAGAATTAAGAAGGAGGGGGCTAAAAATTTAA
- a CDS encoding CDP-2,3-bis-(O-geranylgeranyl)-sn-glycerol synthase — translation MFYRLLFASLWYILPAYIANASACVFGGGTPLDLGKNFVDGRRIIGDGVTYKGSVFGIVCGTLVGLIQGILVDSNVFNSLDFYGTVLDHVILAFFLSTGAIVGDAMGSFIKRRLNIERGKPAPLLDQLDFVIGALVFGYLVAPIPHEMIIIICLFTVFIHLLGNIIAYKLGIKDVWW, via the coding sequence ATGTTTTATAGGTTATTGTTTGCATCGCTTTGGTATATACTACCCGCCTATATTGCAAATGCATCAGCTTGCGTATTTGGTGGAGGTACTCCATTAGATTTAGGAAAAAATTTTGTTGATGGAAGGAGAATTATAGGCGATGGTGTAACCTATAAGGGGAGTGTTTTTGGAATTGTTTGTGGAACATTAGTTGGGCTAATCCAAGGTATTTTAGTGGATTCCAATGTTTTCAATAGTTTAGATTTTTATGGCACTGTTTTGGATCATGTTATATTGGCTTTCTTTTTATCCACTGGGGCAATTGTTGGCGATGCCATGGGTAGTTTTATAAAAAGGAGGCTAAATATTGAAAGGGGTAAGCCAGCTCCTTTATTGGATCAGCTTGATTTTGTTATTGGAGCTTTAGTTTTTGGTTATCTTGTAGCTCCAATACCTCATGAAATGATAATAATAATATGCCTGTTTACCGTTTTTATACACTTACTTGGGAACATAATCGCCTATAAATTAGGTATTAAGGATGTTTGGTGGTAA
- a CDS encoding ACT domain-containing protein — protein sequence MITIDIELKDKPGELLRVLTPISKHGANIISIIHSREEKRGGKVPVRIVIDVDDKERLKNLLEDLEKEGAIIKKIDGKDKKVYLDVVVIGHVVDTDVRDTIDRINEIGLVEDLDLIMPHPEKESSAMMRIVIDEDKIDELFYLFEELEKEKGLLFVKSII from the coding sequence ATGATAACTATAGATATCGAGCTAAAAGACAAACCTGGAGAGTTGTTAAGAGTATTAACACCAATATCAAAGCATGGAGCCAATATAATAAGCATTATACATTCAAGAGAGGAAAAAAGAGGAGGTAAAGTTCCTGTAAGAATTGTTATTGATGTTGATGATAAGGAGAGATTAAAAAACCTTTTGGAAGATTTGGAAAAAGAAGGGGCAATAATTAAAAAAATTGATGGAAAGGATAAAAAGGTTTATTTGGATGTTGTTGTCATAGGGCACGTTGTTGATACGGATGTTAGAGACACTATAGATAGAATAAATGAAATAGGTCTCGTTGAGGATTTAGATTTAATTATGCCACATCCGGAGAAAGAATCTTCAGCAATGATGAGGATTGTTATTGATGAAGATAAAATAGATGAGCTTTTTTACCTATTTGAAGAATTAGAAAAAGAAAAGGGGCTGTTATTTGTAAAATCAATAATTTAG
- a CDS encoding homoserine dehydrogenase, with translation MDIIIVGFGAIGKGVAKVLHEKKEYLEKNYEEFRVVAITDSSGAAVDENGLDLLKAIEVKEKTRKIKNYPEKGKEISSIDVIRNVEADVVVEVTPSNLETGEPAKTHILESFKNKKHVVTANKGPLALCYKELIEEAKKYNVIFRHEASVGGAMPIINLAKETLAGNKILSIKGILNGTTNYILTKMEKEGLDFETALKEAKELGIAETDPTQDIEGLDTAAKIVILANSIMGMNKTIKDVKVKGIKRITPEALFLANKRGYTIKLIGQIKDGYLIVEPMLVPIDSPLNVKRTLNVAMFETDLAKEVVVVGRGAGPIETASAILSDLIHIYNSIKK, from the coding sequence ATGGATATAATTATTGTTGGATTTGGAGCAATAGGGAAGGGAGTTGCTAAGGTTCTGCATGAAAAAAAAGAATATTTAGAGAAAAACTATGAAGAGTTCAGGGTTGTTGCTATAACCGACAGTTCTGGAGCGGCAGTAGATGAAAATGGTTTAGATTTATTAAAGGCGATAGAAGTTAAAGAAAAAACAAGGAAGATTAAAAATTATCCTGAGAAAGGGAAAGAAATTAGCAGCATAGATGTTATAAGAAATGTTGAAGCAGATGTTGTTGTTGAAGTAACACCATCAAACTTAGAAACAGGGGAACCAGCTAAAACACATATATTAGAGAGTTTTAAAAATAAAAAACATGTTGTAACAGCTAATAAAGGGCCGTTAGCTTTATGCTATAAAGAGTTGATAGAGGAGGCAAAAAAATACAATGTTATTTTTAGGCATGAGGCATCAGTTGGAGGGGCTATGCCAATAATAAACTTGGCTAAAGAAACATTAGCTGGGAATAAAATTTTATCAATAAAGGGAATTTTAAATGGAACTACAAACTATATATTAACAAAGATGGAGAAAGAAGGATTGGACTTTGAAACTGCATTAAAAGAGGCTAAAGAGTTAGGGATAGCTGAAACAGATCCTACTCAAGATATTGAGGGCTTAGATACTGCGGCAAAGATTGTTATTTTGGCAAATTCAATTATGGGAATGAATAAAACAATTAAAGATGTAAAAGTTAAAGGAATAAAAAGAATAACTCCAGAAGCTCTATTTTTAGCAAATAAAAGAGGATATACAATAAAATTAATTGGACAGATTAAAGACGGATACTTAATTGTTGAGCCAATGCTTGTTCCAATAGACAGCCCGTTAAATGTAAAAAGAACTTTAAACGTTGCAATGTTTGAAACTGATTTAGCGAAAGAGGTTGTTGTCGTTGGAAGAGGTGCTGGTCCTATTGAGACGGCATCAGCTATTTTGAGCGATTTAATACACATTTACAATTCAATTAAAAAATAA
- a CDS encoding ZPR1 zinc finger domain-containing protein codes for MENVQRLDCPVCGGKGTFVITTHQIDIPYFGPVLGTTMICEKCNFRKSDVFPLEVREPKRYTLKIKSERDLNKRVVRSSSAYIQIPELGVEIKPGPLAEGFVSNVEGVLNRVDNVLQTLIRWAETEEQKKRAEELRERIERIKDGKEEATLILIDPLGHSAIIGEGVEEELLSEEEVEKLKEGIVIMDIDKEKK; via the coding sequence ATGGAAAATGTTCAAAGATTGGACTGTCCTGTATGTGGAGGCAAAGGGACTTTTGTAATAACTACCCATCAAATAGACATTCCTTATTTCGGTCCAGTATTGGGAACAACGATGATTTGCGAAAAATGCAATTTTAGAAAAAGTGATGTCTTTCCATTAGAAGTTAGAGAGCCAAAAAGGTACACATTAAAAATAAAGAGTGAGAGAGATTTAAATAAAAGAGTTGTTAGAAGTTCCTCTGCATATATACAAATTCCTGAGTTGGGTGTAGAGATTAAGCCCGGTCCATTGGCTGAAGGGTTTGTTAGCAACGTTGAGGGAGTTTTAAATAGAGTTGATAATGTATTGCAAACCTTAATCAGATGGGCTGAAACTGAAGAGCAAAAAAAGAGAGCTGAAGAACTTAGGGAAAGGATAGAAAGGATAAAAGACGGTAAAGAAGAAGCAACTTTGATATTAATAGACCCGTTGGGACATAGTGCCATTATTGGAGAGGGGGTTGAGGAAGAGCTGTTAAGTGAAGAAGAAGTTGAAAAATTAAAAGAAGGAATAGTTATTATGGATATAGATAAGGAGAAAAAATAG
- a CDS encoding helix-turn-helix domain-containing protein, with the protein MYKKLEIIERAILLNPQYIQAFREKLKITQSKLAKESGISQSHLSMLEKGKRQATKLIATAVTLGLLKCFSSNNVEDPIIELLDTLSLLKFEDTFADFVYEIIEKGDKRYLRMIEGCPVLIISKENLLNEMKNRLKVIDVESIELSRGKIRVLGKHLDNKHVEIFLDCSDVRRLEKKFMKKTGKKVIIQVFPKEEVPPIYSTNKDCIIIHCW; encoded by the coding sequence ATGTATAAAAAATTAGAGATTATTGAAAGAGCAATATTATTAAATCCACAATACATCCAAGCATTTCGGGAAAAATTAAAAATTACTCAGTCAAAATTAGCCAAAGAAAGTGGAATCAGCCAATCTCACTTAAGTATGTTGGAAAAAGGTAAAAGGCAAGCGACCAAGCTTATAGCAACCGCAGTAACCCTTGGCTTATTGAAATGCTTCTCATCAAACAACGTTGAAGACCCGATCATTGAGCTTTTAGATACACTCTCTTTATTAAAATTTGAAGATACTTTTGCAGATTTCGTTTATGAGATTATTGAAAAGGGTGATAAGAGATACCTAAGGATGATTGAAGGCTGCCCAGTGTTAATTATAAGTAAAGAAAATCTACTAAATGAGATGAAAAATAGGCTAAAAGTTATAGATGTTGAGAGTATAGAGCTATCAAGAGGGAAAATAAGAGTTTTGGGAAAACATCTTGATAATAAACATGTTGAAATATTTTTAGATTGTTCAGATGTTAGAAGATTGGAGAAAAAATTCATGAAAAAGACGGGTAAAAAAGTTATCATTCAGGTATTTCCAAAAGAGGAAGTTCCACCAATTTATTCAACAAATAAAGATTGCATTATAATTCACTGCTGGTGA
- the ehaA gene encoding energy-converting NiFe hydrogenase A subunit EhaA produces MTIIMLYITALITSMVVALLLKLPLLPKEKPIRFSFKTSVLFPTPVLALGIEAIFRNLFGDYIGLAFFAGLFGALLSKYSDKLFGEL; encoded by the coding sequence ATGACCATTATAATGCTTTATATAACAGCATTAATAACTTCGATGGTTGTTGCTTTACTCTTAAAACTCCCACTGCTTCCAAAAGAAAAACCCATAAGGTTTAGTTTTAAAACATCAGTCTTATTTCCAACACCAGTTTTGGCTTTAGGGATTGAAGCAATATTTAGGAATTTATTTGGGGATTATATTGGATTAGCGTTCTTTGCTGGATTATTTGGAGCTTTGTTATCAAAATATTCTGATAAGTTATTTGGTGAGCTATAA
- a CDS encoding DUF2109 domain-containing protein, which yields MGIVETIIGAIALLMAIRIFLTRSRARKLLYLCCLSFCISALIALYVNSPMGGIVAITYFICSTLSSNAIAYTIEQVKDIE from the coding sequence ATGGGCATAGTTGAGACAATTATTGGAGCCATAGCATTATTAATGGCAATTAGAATATTCTTAACAAGAAGTAGGGCGAGAAAACTGCTCTACCTTTGTTGCTTAAGCTTTTGCATCTCTGCTTTGATTGCCTTATATGTTAATAGCCCTATGGGTGGAATTGTAGCTATAACCTACTTCATATGCTCAACCCTATCATCCAATGCAATAGCATACACAATAGAGCAGGTAAAAGACATTGAATAG
- a CDS encoding DUF2108 domain-containing protein, which produces MEILPLIAGICCVLGGIGVIVHTNPINKIIMFALLEIGMIGLIISSYYLDIAIISSLCEPICTIILLLGYLKYITTVKKKKRYGRNLPVLSK; this is translated from the coding sequence TTGGAAATCTTACCATTAATAGCAGGAATATGTTGTGTATTGGGAGGAATTGGGGTTATAGTACATACAAATCCAATAAATAAAATTATCATGTTTGCTTTATTGGAAATTGGGATGATTGGATTGATTATCTCATCTTATTATTTGGACATAGCTATAATCTCATCCCTATGTGAACCAATTTGCACCATAATCCTATTGCTTGGGTATTTGAAATATATCACAACAGTAAAGAAAAAGAAAAGATATGGAAGAAATCTTCCAGTTCTTTCAAAATAA
- a CDS encoding EhaE family protein → MEFVEYILYIGYALLIIGTIGAVIGPRVDNPLIRMLNVEVPTVGVSLIFLAYDEALALMTFIAVNAVLSLILIRAVILDVEYKENE, encoded by the coding sequence ATGGAGTTTGTTGAATATATCCTCTATATTGGATATGCATTGTTAATTATTGGGACTATTGGGGCTGTTATTGGGCCAAGGGTTGATAATCCTTTGATTAGAATGCTGAACGTTGAAGTACCAACAGTAGGAGTTTCTTTAATATTCTTAGCTTATGATGAAGCTTTAGCTTTGATGACATTTATTGCAGTTAATGCAGTTTTGAGCTTAATTTTAATTAGGGCGGTTATATTGGATGTAGAGTATAAAGAAAATGAGTGA